The genomic interval CTGCTGGACCAGGCCGTCGCGGTCGCCGACCTGTTCATCCGCCGCGGCCGGATCATCTCCACCGAAGGGCGCAACCCGGAAAGCCGCCAGCGCTTCGACGCCAATCCCGACGACCTGCTGGACGGGCTGCCGCTGGTGGTGCTGGTCGACGGCCGTTCCGCCTCGTCGGCGGAGGTGGTGGCGGCGGCGTTGCAGGACTCGGGCCGTGCGGTGGTGGTGGGGGCGTCCAGCTACGGCAAGGGCAGTGTCCAGACGGTCAACCGCCTGCCCAACGACGGCGAGCTGTTTCTGACCTGGAGCCGCATCTACACCCCGGCCGGCTATACCCTGCACCGCCAGGGCGTCCAGCCAACCGTCTGCACCAGCCGGGCCGGCCAGACCGATCCTGAGGCGCTGCTGTCCGACCTGCGCGAGGGCCGCCTGCGCCCGGCGCAGGTGGCGAGCTGGCGGTCCAAGGCGGCCGACGACGAGCATGCGCTGAACGCCTTGCGCGAGGCCTGCCCCTGGAAGGAGCATGAGCCGGAACTGGACCTGAAGGTCGCCATGCGCCTGCTGGCGGAGCCGGGGCTCTACCAGCGCGCCGTGGCCACCGCCGTGGTCAACACCGTGGCGGAGCGCTGACCACCGTTTCGGGCGGCGTCCTTGTGGCAATCGCCGGCGGACGCTGATTTCACCGCCCATAGGGCTTGACATTGCGGCGTCAGACGGTATTTTCCGCCGCTACGACGCCGCCCCGCCGGGCCGGCGGGGCACGGATTTTTTGTCGGGATCGAGATCATGGCCAAGCAGAACACCGTCCTCATCAAGCTGGTGAGCACGGCAGACACCGGTTTCTTCTACGTCAAGAAGAAGAACCCGAAGAAGACCACCGAGAAGCTGTCGTTCCGCAAGTACGACCCGGTGGCGCGCAAGCACGTCGAGTTCAAGGAAGCCAAGATCAAGTAAGTCTTGTCCGACACTGAGCTGTGCTTCGAATGAACAAGGCCGCCTTTCTGGCGGCCTTTTCGTTTTTTGGGCTTATGCACGGGCAATGCCTTTGCAGATGCGGCGTCCGGTCGCAGCCGCTATTTGCGGTGACCGCCACCCCACGGATGCACGCATTCCAAATGGAGCGCTCCGGGTGGACACTCTCCGAAGAGATCCGGATTTCGGAGGGACCGCCCGTGCCCGACACACATCCCATCCCGAGCGCAGCCCAGGCCGCGCAATCCCTTGCCGACCAGTCCCTTGCCGAACGCCGGCAGGCCCTTGCCACACGCTTCCAGAAGGCGCGCGCCCGCACCGCCGAACTGGTCGCCACCCTGTCGCCGGAAGACCTGATGGTGCAGACCGTTCCAGACGGCGCACCGGCAAAATGGCACCTCGCCCACACCAGCTGGCTGTTCGAGGTCGCGGTGCTGATCCCGTTCAACCCCGGCTATCGCCCTGCCGACTCGGTCTTCCTCGACCTGTTCGCGGCCAGCGGCAATGGCGGCCCCCCGCCGCCCCGGATGCTGTCTCGCCCAACGGCGGCCGAGATCATGCGCCACCGCGATCAGATCAACGCCGCGGTGCTGCACCTGATCGATGGCATCGACGATGCTCTGTGGAACCCGACCGAATCGGCGCTTATGATGACCATCGCCCATGAGCGGCGCCACCAGGAGCGACTGCTCCTGCACATCAAGCACGCGCTGTGGAGCAACCCGCTTCGTCCGGCCTACGAACAGCCCCCCGATCATCCGCATCTGGGCGCCCCGCCCGACGGCTGGCTGGAGCAATCCGGCGGTCTCGTCGAGGTCGGCCGATCAGAGCCGCTGCCTGGATTCGACCATGAAAGCCCACGCCACCGCGTCTGGCTGGAGCCCTACCGGCTGGCGGCCCGTCCGGTGACCTGCGGCGATTTCCTGGCTTTCATCGAGGCCGGCGGCTACCGCGACCGTTCCCTTTGGCTGTCCGACGGCTGGGAAATCGCCAGGGCCGAAGAATGGAGCGCACCGCTCTATTGGGAGCGCGGCGCCTCCGGGTCAGGCAATGACTGGCAGGTCTTCACCCTCTACGGCATGCAGCCGCTCGCCCCCGACGAGCCGGTCTGCCATGTCAGCTGGTACGAGGCCGACGCCTATGCCCGCTGGCTCGGCAAGCGTCTGCCGCGGGAGGCGGAATGGGAAGTGGTCGCCGCCGGCTGCGGCAGCATGGGCAACCTGCTGGGCACCGGCCACCGACATCCCCGCGCCGGCACGTGCCACGGTACCGGGCCCTGGCAGATGTGCGGCGACGTTTGGGAATGGACCGGCGATGCCTTCACGACATATCCCGGCTACCGTCGCCCCCATGGCGGGGACAAGGGAGTCCCGGACGAGGCCGTCAATGGCCGGCTCGCGAGCAACCGCATGGTATTGCGCGGCGGCAGCTGCCTCACCCCCTTCGACCATGCCGGCCCCTGGACACGCCATTACCTGCGGCCGGAGTCCCGGCTGTCGATGAGCGGGTTCAGGCTTGCGGAGGATGCGTAAGTGACACCCGCGCGCCGCCGCCGGCGATCAGCGCCCGTGCCTGCCCCTGGGTGACGATCCCGCGATCCGTCAACCGGGATATCAATGCCACGGCAAGTTCGGCCTGGAACAGCGCTTCTCCCTGCGGACCTTTACGCGAATGACGGGGCAAAGCCAAAGCGTCCGCCAGACGGTCCGGCGACGCGCCTGCCAAGGCCGGGTCGAGGGCTCCCGCCAGCGCGCCGAGGTCGAGCGATGGGGGCAACGCCGGATCGGCAATACCACCCTGGGCTGCCGATCGTGCCAGTGCCGCAAGGCCTAGGTCGACACCGATACCGACGGCGATGCAATTGTGCAGAGCCTCCTGGATCGCCGGCCACACCGCAGCGAACGGGCGTTCGCCCGCCACCATGGCGGTGTCGATTCCGTGACGGGCCGTTGCCGAGGCCGGCACCGGATCGACGGGATCGATCAACAGGGTGAGCGACACCGTCGGAAAGATCCGCGATCCGACCAGCCGGACAGTGCCGACCGCGATCACCGGACCGTCGTCAGGCTCTTCACCCGCCGTCGCCACCCAAAGCGCCACGAATGGCAGTGCGGCCAGCGGCTCCTCGTCGCCGAGCGGGGTGGCAAGCTGGGCTGGGCGCAGGCTGAGCGTGCGCTTGCCGCTGAGACCGGCGGCATGGGCCATGCCGCGGGCGGGGAAGGACAGCAGCGTCCCGGCGCTCAGCCCCAGATCAGCCACCCGCGCCGACAACTCGCCATCTTCCGTCCGGCGCAACACGGCAGTGACGGGAGCACCGCTGCCGCGCGCCCGCTCCATGGCGCGGGCCAGATCGTCGCGCTGCAGGGACTTGCCGATGTCGGCCCCCTCCTCCACCGCCAGCAGACGGGCGGCGGCGGGATTCAACTGCTCCACCCGCCCCTGCTCGTCGAGGATCAGCAGCGGATCGTCGGACAGCACCAGCGCCGCCCGCAAGGCACGGTCCATGCGCCCACCGCCCAACGGACCATTCCCCAGCGGGCCATCAGCCAGCCCATTCCCCCCGCCACGGGCGAGACTCGCCGCCTCGGCCAGGCGCGCCAATTCGCCGCCCCGCCCGCCGGACAGGGGTTCAAGGTCGATCCGGGAACGGGCGCCCGACAGGCGGTCGGACAGGCGGCCGAGATCGCGGAAATGGCGCGACAGGCGCGAAAAGACGAACCACACCGACAACAGGCCGAGTCCGCAAATCGCCAGACCGCGGGTGAAGGCGGTGCGGTCATCCGCCGCCAGCTGGGTGATCTCCACACCCAGAAAGACCAGCGCGGCGGCCGCCACCGCCAGCCCCAACATCACCACGCGCCAAACGCCGCCCTTCATCGGGCCGTCTCCCCGTCATTGTGCCCGGACTCTAGCGGGCGAAACGGAAACGGAGAAGGCGCGCGCGTGTTCAGTTCATGACGATGTGCCACGCATGGGCGAGACGCGATCGAGTCGGCCACTGCCCGTTCGAGTGACCACGGACAGGAACGGTTCGGGGGATGGAATGATAGGGGCGCTCGGATCAAGCCTGACGACGATGTCGATGAACAAGTCCTTGAGGTCGCCCGAGTCGAGGCAGTTTGCCCCACTTTTGTCCCGGCTCGACTTCGCCTCCCAGGCGTTTTCAAAGTCGAGATCACGCTTCCTGCGAGCCGCAGTGGGGTTTCCCCTTTCTTGCCGCTCGCGCGAATTTGGATTACCGCCTTTGCGTAAAATACATAACAACTTGCGCCGCGATTTTTGCTGTCGCTCTGCTGCATTTCCTGGTTTGCCTGCTTGTCGGATGATGCTAAGAGTAATGCATCCAATCAAAACACCCCTTTCCGCATAGGCAATTGCTTGGGAGGCCGGCAATGACTTTGGTCTATCGTCCCCTGCCCTATGGCGGGCACGAAGACCGGCGGACGGGTCGTCACCTGCTTCTGGTGGTCGCCCTGATCCTTGCCATTCCGACCGCGCTGGGTGCCGGCTGCACCGTCGATGCCCTGCGCAGCTATGCGGTGGAAGCCCGACTGTCACAGGCGGTCGATGCCGCCGCGCTGGCCGGCGGGCGCGTGATGTTCGATTCGCAACGCGATGGGCACATCCGAAGTTTCTTCGACAAAGCCTTTCCCAACGGATTCCTGGGCTCGAACCTGTCGCCCCTGACGATTGCCGAAGATGCCGCCGCCGGCACCCTGACGGTCAGCGCCCATGCCACCGTCAACGCCATCTTCCTCCGCCTGTTCGGCAAGAAGGAAGTGACGGTGGAAGCGCAATCCATCGTTCGCCGCAGCCAGCACGTCCGCAGCAAGCTGCAATAATCCCCCGCTCCTGAGCATGTCGCATCGTCGATTCGCGATGCTCGCATTCGCGGAATGCAGCCCGCCGTCTTCGCAACTGCGGTAGAAGGGACGCAGCGCGCCCCTTCCCTCGGAGTCCGCGATGCTCGGAACCCTGACGCTCCTGCTTCTTTGCCAATTGGCTGGTGAGTTGGCCGCCCGCCTGCTGCATATGCCGATTCCCGGCCCGGTGCTGGGCATGCTGCTGCTGTTTGCCGGCCTGCTGCTGCGTGGCGGCGTGCCGGACACTGTGCAGGACACGGCGGGCGGGCTGCTGCGCCACCTCTCCCTGCTGTTCGTGCCGGCCGGCGTCGGGGTGATGGTCCATGTCACCCGCCTGGAGACGGAGGCGCTGCCAATCGTCGTCGCCCTGTTCGGCAGCACGCTCTTCGGTATCGCGGTAACGGCGAAGCTGATGGCTTTCCTGCTGAGCCGCACCGATCCGCGTTTGGAGGAGGAGCAAGCGGCAGAAGAGCCGGCCAAGGGAGACAGGGCATGAGCGCCGACCTTCACCAGATCTGGGTCTATCTGTCGGCAAGCCCGCTGGCCGGGCTGACGCTGACGCTGGTCGCCTATCAGATCGGCTTGTGGATTTTCGAGAGGCTGGGCCGGCGCCCGGTGCTGAACCCGGTGCTGATCGCCGTTGTCCTGATCGCCGGCACGCTCAGCCTGTCGGGCATCGACTACCGCACCTATTTCGACGGCGCGCAGTTCGTCCATTTCCTGCTGGGTCCGGCCACCGTGGCGCTCGCCATTCCGCTCTACAACCAGTTCCAGGAGGTCCGTCGCTCGGCTCTGGCGCTGGTGGTGGCGCTGCTGGCGGGGTCGGCGGCTTCGGCGCTGAGTGCCGTGGCGTTGGTCTGGGCGTTCGGCGGCAGCAAGGCGACGATCCTGTCGATGGCGCCGAAATCCGTCACCTCCCCTATCGCCATGGGCGTGTCGGAGCAGATCGGCGGACTGCCGTCGCTGACTGCGGTGTTCGTCATCATCACCGGGATCGTCGCCGCCAGCCTGGGCACCTGGGTGCTGAACCTCGTGCGGGTGAAGGACTGGCGCGCGCGCGGTTTTGGGATGGGTGTGGCGGCGCACGGCATCGGCACCGCCCGCGCCTTGCAGGTCAACGAGGTGGCGGGCGCCTTCGCCGGGCTGGGCATGGGGCTGAACGGGCTGGCGACGGCGCTGCTGCTGCCGACACTGTACCATTTGTTTTGGGGCTGACGCCCGGGCTGATCTGGGGCAGGCACCGGGCGATGGTTGGTGCATCCCGCAGTCCGTTTTTCGCCAATCCAGGCTTGACAGCCATGCCGCACCTGCGCACAGTGCGCCCCATGAACACCATCGACCGTCAGAACGCCCTTCTTCGACTTCTCGGCCCGGCGCTTTAAGCGTCCGGGTTTGTCGCGTTCGCACACCATTTCCATCGGTCGAAGTGTCTGTTCCATGAGCGATGTTTTCAAAGGCGCCTCCATCGGCGTCGCCCGGCCGGGGCCGGGACTGCGACTTAGCAGCGGTCGCTGAGCCACATCCGGCGGCTCCGCGGCCGTACCCCTCGCCGGTCCCTCCGCCTTTCAAAATCCGATCCGCCGCCCCCGCCCGCACAGAACAGCGAGAGCCCGGGGCCGCCACTGGAGCCGAACGACGCCATGAGCACCGCGACCCAAACGAACGCTGGTATCCCGACCCTGCCGAAGTCCCCGTCCAAATACGCCCCCTTCCCCCAGGTGAAGCTGACCGACCGCCAGTGGCCGTCGCGCACCCTGGACAAGGCGCCGATCTGGTGCTCGGTCGACCTGCGCGACGGCAACCAGGCGCTGATCGAGCCGATGGGTCCGGACCGCAAGCGCGCCATGTACGAACTGCTGCTGCGCATGGGCTTCAAGGAGATCGAGGTCGGCTTCCCCGCCGCGTCGCAGACCGATTTCGACTTCTGCCGCGAAGTGATCGAGCAGGGCAAGATCCCCGACGGCGTCACCATCCAGGTGCTGACGCAGTCGCGTGAGGAGCTGATCCGCCGCACCTTCGAGGGCATCAAGGGCGCCAAGCGCGCCGTTGTCCACCTGTACAACTCCACCTCCGAATTGCAGCGCCGTGTGGTGTTCGGGCTGGACCGCCAGGGCATCATCGACATCGCCGTCGCCGGCACCAAGCTGGTCAAGCAACTGGCCGCCGAGACGCCGGAGACCGAGATCGTTCTGCAATATTCGCCGGAGAGCTTCACCGGCACTGAACTGGACTTCGCGGTCGAGATCTGCGAGGCGGTGATGGAGACCTGGGGCGCCACGCCCGACAACAAGGTCATCCTGAATCTGCCGGCCACGGTCGAGATGTCGATGCCCAACGTGCATGCCGACCAGATCGAGTGGTTCTGCCGCAACCTGAAGAACCGCGAATCGGCGATCATCTCGCTGCACCCGCACAACGACCGCGGCACCGGCGTGGCCGCTGCGGAAATGGGCCTGCTGGCCGGCGCCGACCGCGTCGAAGGCACCCTGTTCGGCAACGGCGAGCGCACCGGCAACGTCGACGTCGTCACGCTGGCGCTGAACATGTTCACCCAGGGCGTCGACCCGGAATTGAACATCGACGACATCAATGAGATCGTCCGCGTTTCCGAATACTGCACGCAGCTGCCAGTCCATCCGCGCCACCCCTATGCCGGTGAACTGGTCTTCACCGCCTTCTCGGGCTCGCACCAGGACGCCATCAACAAGGGGCTGAAGGCGCTGAGCAAGTCCAACACCGGCAAGTGGGAGGTCCCGTACCTGCCGATCGACCCGCAGGACCTGGGCCGCAGCTATGAAGCGGTGATCCGCATCAACAGCCAGTCCGGCAAGGGCGGCATCGCCTATGTACTGGAGAAGGACTACGGCCTGCAGATCCCCCGCCGCCTGCAGATCGAGTTCTCCAAGGTCGTCCAGCGCGTCGCCGACGAGACCGGCAAGGAGCTGTCGCCCGCCGACATTCACGCCGCCTTCAAGGCCGAGTATCTGGACGCCGACACACCGCTGGAACTGGTCGAACATTCGACCGAGCCGCGCGGCCCCAACTCCGGTGCCCGCGCCATGAGCGTGGTGATGCGCCGCAACGGCGAGATCATCACCACCAAGGGCAAGGGCAACGGCCCGATCGACGCCTTCCTGGACGCCCTGCGCCAGGGCTGCGGCACCGACCTGCACGTCGTCGACTACCGCGAGCACGCCATCGGCTCCGGCGAGGACGCCCAAGCCTGCGCCTATGTCGAGGTGAAGACCGGCGAAAAGACCCTGTTCGGCGTCGGCATCGACGCTGACATCGTCACCGCCTCGCTGCGGGCTCTGGTGAGTGCCGCCAATCGGGCGACGCGGTAAGCAGCACTGCGGCCCTCTCCCGCCTGCTCTCACGAGCGGAAGGAAGAGGGCCATTAACTTGCCCCCACGCGCCTCCCCGCCTATAAGTCCCCACGAAACGCGTCGAGCAACAGCGGACAGCGCTATGATCGTGGTCACCGGCGGGGCCGGCTTCATCGGGTCCAACCTTGTCGCGGCTCTGGCTGCGCGCGGCATCACCGACGTGGCGGTCATCGACCGCTTCCGTGACGGCGAAAAGTGGCAGAACCTCGCCAAGCGCGAGGTCGCCACGCTGGTGCCGCCGGAACAGACGCTGGCCTTCCTCGACCAGCATGCCGCCGAGATCGACACCGTCTTCCATCTTGGCGCCATCTCCGCCACCACCGAGCGGGACGTCGACAAGATCGTCGCCAACAATGTGGCGCTGACGCTGGACCTGTGGCGCTGGTGTTCCTGGCGCGGCTGCCGGCTGATCTACGCCTCCTCCGCCGCGACCTATGGCGACGGTTCCGCCGGGTTCGACGATGACGGTTCCTGCGACGGGCTTGCGCGGCTGCGGCCGCTGAACGCCTATGGCTGGTCCAAGCATCTGGTCGACCGCCGCGTCGCCCGCGCCGTCGCCGGCGGCGACCTCGTGCCGCCGCAATGGGCCGGGCTGAAATTCTTCAACGTCTACGGTCCCAACGAAGCCCACAAGGGCGACATGATGAGCGTGGTCGCCAAGCTGCACCCGCAGCTGACGGCCGGCGAGCCGGCGCGCCTGTTCAAGTCGCACAAGGACGGCTTCGAGGATGGCGGCCAGCTGCGCGACTTCATCCATGTCGACGATTGCGTCGCCGTGATGCTGTGGCTCTACGATCATCCCGAGGTCAGCGGCCTGTTCAATGTCGGCACCGGCAAGGCGCGCAGCTTCAAGGATCTGGCGCTGGCGACCTTCGCCGCCCTGGGGCTGCCCCCCCGGATTGAGTACTTCGATATGCCCGGGCATCTGCGCGGCAAATACCAATATTTCACGCAGGCGACGACGGATCGCCTGCGCGCCGCCGGGTTCGACCAGCCTTTCACCGAGCTGGAAGAGGGTGTCCGGCGCTATGTGCAGGATTTCCTGTCCCAGCCCGACCCGTATCGCTGACCGGAGTTCCCATGCTCGCCACCCTTCCCGTCGTGGCCTTCCCCACCATCGACCCGGTCGCCTTTTCCCTCGGCCCCATCGTCGTCCGCTGGTATGCGCTGGCCTATCTCGCCGGCTTCGTGCTGGGCTGGCGCTATTGCCTGGGGCTGGCGCGGCTCGACCCCGACCGGCGGCCGAACCCCGAGGAGTTCGACGACTTCCTGACCTGGGCGGTGATCGGCACCATCCTGGGCGGGCGGCTCGGCTATGTGCTGTTCTACAACCTGCCCTATTATCTGGAAAATCCGCTGGACGCCGTGCAGGTCTGGCATGGCGGCATGTCCTTCCATGGCGGCATGGTTGGCGTGCTGACCGCGATTGCGCTGTTCTGCTGGCGCCGCGGCATCTCGCCCTTCGTCTTCGGCGACATCATCGCCGCTTGCGCCCCCATCGGCCTGTTCTTCGGCCGCATCGCCAACTTCATCAATGGCGAGCTGTATGGCCGACCGGCACCCGATTTCGCCTACGCCATGGTCTTCCCACGCGATCCGCTCCAGGTGCCGCGCCACCCCAGCCAGCTTTACGAGGCTGCGCTGGAGGGCGTGGTTCTGTTCATCCTGCTGGCGATCGCCATCCGCAGCCCGGCGCTGCGCAACCGGCCGGGCACGATCGGCGGGCTGTTCCTGATCGGCTACGGCCTGTCGCGCATCACGGTGGAGTTCTTCCGCGAACCCGATCCGCAGCTGGGCTTCCTGTTCGCCGGCGCCACAATGGGACAGCTGCTGTCGCTGCCGATGGTGGCGATCGGCCTGTGGCTGGTCCTGCGCGGCCGGCGCCATGCCATCCCGGCCTGACGCCATGGCGGAGGAAAGCGCCGGCCCGGATACGCTCGCCCATCTGCTGGCCCGCCGCATCGTCATGGATGGCCCGATCAGCGTCGGCGCCTTCATGGCGGAGGCGCTGGGCCATCCGCGCTTCGGCTATTACATGCGCCGCGACCCGTTCGGCAAAGGCGGCGACTTCACCACCGCGCCGGAAATCAGCCAGATGTTCGGCGAGCTGGTCGGGCTGTGGTGCGTCGACAGCTGGGCGCGGCTTGGCGGTCCCGGCCCCTTCCATCTGGTGGAGCTGGGTCCGGGGCGCGGCACTCTGATGGCCGACGCGCTGCGGGCTGCGGCGGTGCTGCCGCTGTTCCGCGACAATGCGACCGTCCATCTGGTGGAGACCAGCCCGGCCCTGCGGGAGCGGCAGCGCCAGACGCTCCAGCCAATAGTCGGCGATGCAATCCACTGGCACGATCGGCTGGAGGATGTGCCGGACGGCCCGACCATTCTGATCGCCAATGAGTTCTTCGACGCCCTGCCGATCCGTCAGGTGCAGAAAACGAACTATGGCTGGTTCGAGCGGCTGGTCGATGTCGAGCCCGACAGCACGGAGGACGCCCCGCGCTTCCGCTTCGTGCTGGAGGCCTTCGGCAGTTCCGGCAACCGGCTGGTGCCGGAGGCTCTGCGCGATGCGCCGGACGGCAGCGTGGTCGAGGTGTCCCCCGCCTCGCAGGCGGTGGCACGGCTGATCGGCAGCCGGCTGGCCGAGGCCCCCGGCGCGGCGCTGGTCATCGATTACGGGTATGTCCAGGGTCCGGCGGTCGGCGACACGCTCCAGGCGATGCGCCGCCATGCCTACGCCGCCGTGCTGGAGGCTCCGGGCGAGGCCGACCTGACGGCCCATGTCGATTTCGCCGCCATCGCCGGCGCGGCGCGGGAGGGCGGCGCCCAATCCTTCGCGCCGGTCGAACAGGGGGAGTGGCTGACCCGGCTCGGCATCCGCCAGCGGGCGGCCGCCCTGACGGCGAAGGCCAATCCGGCGCAGGCGCGGGACATCCGCGGCGCGCTGGACCGCTTGATCGATCCTGCGCAAATGGGCAGGCTGTTCAAACTGGTGGCGCTCGCCACGCCCGGAGCTTTCGCCGACGCCCCGCCGGCCGGCTTCTGACCGGCGGACGCGCGAACCGGTTAGAGACACAGCACCATAACCGCCATCAAGACAATCCCGGCGGACCGTGCATCGCGGCCACCAGCCCTGTTGGGCGGTGAAGGGCCACAGAACAGGGAAGGACGGCGTTCGTGATCACACTCGGCGCGCTGAACGACATCACGCACATCCGACATGCGTTTTTCACCCGTACCGGCGGGGTTTCCACTGGACTCTACGCCTCGCTGAACTGTGGGCTGGGGTCCAGCGACTCCGCCGCGGCCGTGCATGAGAACCGCGCCCGCGCCGCCGCCCGCATGGAGGTGGCGCCCGGCAACCTCATCACCTGCCATCAGGTCCACAGCCCAACCTGCGTTGTGGTTGAAGAGCCGTGGACGCCGGAGACGGCGCCGAAAGCCGACGCGATGGCGACCCGGCAGCCGGGAATCGCACTGGGCATCCTGACCGCCGACTGCGCACCGGTCCTGTTCGCCGACAGCAAGGCGCGGGTGATCGGTGCCGCCCATGCCGGCTGGAAGGGTGCCAAGGGCGGCGTCATAGAGGCGACCGTCGCCCGCATGGTGGAACTGGGCGCCAAGCCGAACCGCATCGTCGCCTGCATCGGCCCCTGCATCGCCCAGCGCTCCTACGAGGTGGGGCCCGAGTTCCCCACACCGTTCGAGGAGGAGGACGCGCGCAACCGCGACTATTTCGCCCCCGCCCGCAAGCCCGGCCATTTCCTGTTCGATCTGGCCGCTTATGTCACGCGCCGGCTGGGCGACTCCGGCGTCACGGTGATCCAGCGCTGTCCCAACGACACGGTGGCGGAGGAGGACCGCTTTTTCAGCTACCGCCGCTCCTGCCTTCGTGGAGAGCCCGATTACGGCCGCGGCCTTTCGGCCATCGTCCTACAGAACTGAACAGGACCAGGCGGGCGTCCGCTCCATCGATGGTCATGCCGCCTGCGCAGGGCGGCATTCCCCAATGGGGAAAGACCCGACCGTCATGGAACGTTTACACGGGGCCGGCCCTTTGTTATGGTCCGCCCCGTTTTCAAGGGGCGCCGGCGCGCAAGCGGCGAACGTGCCTTGAGCCGTTTCCCTGCAAAGAGAGCCGACCCCGATGAAGGTGCTTGCCGGCAACAGCAACCGTCCGCTGGCCGAGGCGATCTCCACCTGTCTCGGCGTGCCGCTGACGAAAGCGAGCGTGCGCCGTTTCTCCGACATGGAGGTTTTCGTCGAGATCCTGGAGAACGTGCGCGGCGAGGACGTGTTCGTCGTCCAGTCGACCTCGGCTCCGGCCAACGACAATCTTATGGAACTGCTGGTGACGATCGATGCGCTTCGGCGCGGGTCGGCCCGGCGCATCACGGCGGTCATTCCCTATTACGGCTACGCCCGGCAGGATCGCAAGACCGGCCCGCGCACGCCGATCTCGGCCAAGCTGGTCGCCAACCTGATCACCCAGGCCGGCGCCAACCGCGTGCTGACGATGGACCTGCACGCCGGTCAGATCCAGGGCTTCTTCGACATCCCCACCGACAATCTGATGGCCGCTCCGGTCTTCGAGAAGGACATCCGCCAGTCCTTCGAGAGC from Azospirillum sp. TSH100 carries:
- the rpmG gene encoding 50S ribosomal protein L33, giving the protein MAKQNTVLIKLVSTADTGFFYVKKKNPKKTTEKLSFRKYDPVARKHVEFKEAKIK
- the egtB gene encoding ergothioneine biosynthesis protein EgtB; translated protein: MPDTHPIPSAAQAAQSLADQSLAERRQALATRFQKARARTAELVATLSPEDLMVQTVPDGAPAKWHLAHTSWLFEVAVLIPFNPGYRPADSVFLDLFAASGNGGPPPPRMLSRPTAAEIMRHRDQINAAVLHLIDGIDDALWNPTESALMMTIAHERRHQERLLLHIKHALWSNPLRPAYEQPPDHPHLGAPPDGWLEQSGGLVEVGRSEPLPGFDHESPRHRVWLEPYRLAARPVTCGDFLAFIEAGGYRDRSLWLSDGWEIARAEEWSAPLYWERGASGSGNDWQVFTLYGMQPLAPDEPVCHVSWYEADAYARWLGKRLPREAEWEVVAAGCGSMGNLLGTGHRHPRAGTCHGTGPWQMCGDVWEWTGDAFTTYPGYRRPHGGDKGVPDEAVNGRLASNRMVLRGGSCLTPFDHAGPWTRHYLRPESRLSMSGFRLAEDA
- a CDS encoding PAS domain-containing protein; this translates as MKGGVWRVVMLGLAVAAAALVFLGVEITQLAADDRTAFTRGLAICGLGLLSVWFVFSRLSRHFRDLGRLSDRLSGARSRIDLEPLSGGRGGELARLAEAASLARGGGNGLADGPLGNGPLGGGRMDRALRAALVLSDDPLLILDEQGRVEQLNPAAARLLAVEEGADIGKSLQRDDLARAMERARGSGAPVTAVLRRTEDGELSARVADLGLSAGTLLSFPARGMAHAAGLSGKRTLSLRPAQLATPLGDEEPLAALPFVALWVATAGEEPDDGPVIAVGTVRLVGSRIFPTVSLTLLIDPVDPVPASATARHGIDTAMVAGERPFAAVWPAIQEALHNCIAVGIGVDLGLAALARSAAQGGIADPALPPSLDLGALAGALDPALAGASPDRLADALALPRHSRKGPQGEALFQAELAVALISRLTDRGIVTQGQARALIAGGGARVSLTHPPQA
- a CDS encoding pilus assembly protein TadG-related protein, translating into MTLVYRPLPYGGHEDRRTGRHLLLVVALILAIPTALGAGCTVDALRSYAVEARLSQAVDAAALAGGRVMFDSQRDGHIRSFFDKAFPNGFLGSNLSPLTIAEDAAAGTLTVSAHATVNAIFLRLFGKKEVTVEAQSIVRRSQHVRSKLQ
- a CDS encoding CidA/LrgA family protein translates to MLGTLTLLLLCQLAGELAARLLHMPIPGPVLGMLLLFAGLLLRGGVPDTVQDTAGGLLRHLSLLFVPAGVGVMVHVTRLETEALPIVVALFGSTLFGIAVTAKLMAFLLSRTDPRLEEEQAAEEPAKGDRA
- a CDS encoding LrgB family protein translates to MSADLHQIWVYLSASPLAGLTLTLVAYQIGLWIFERLGRRPVLNPVLIAVVLIAGTLSLSGIDYRTYFDGAQFVHFLLGPATVALAIPLYNQFQEVRRSALALVVALLAGSAASALSAVALVWAFGGSKATILSMAPKSVTSPIAMGVSEQIGGLPSLTAVFVIITGIVAASLGTWVLNLVRVKDWRARGFGMGVAAHGIGTARALQVNEVAGAFAGLGMGLNGLATALLLPTLYHLFWG
- the leuA gene encoding 2-isopropylmalate synthase; this encodes MSTATQTNAGIPTLPKSPSKYAPFPQVKLTDRQWPSRTLDKAPIWCSVDLRDGNQALIEPMGPDRKRAMYELLLRMGFKEIEVGFPAASQTDFDFCREVIEQGKIPDGVTIQVLTQSREELIRRTFEGIKGAKRAVVHLYNSTSELQRRVVFGLDRQGIIDIAVAGTKLVKQLAAETPETEIVLQYSPESFTGTELDFAVEICEAVMETWGATPDNKVILNLPATVEMSMPNVHADQIEWFCRNLKNRESAIISLHPHNDRGTGVAAAEMGLLAGADRVEGTLFGNGERTGNVDVVTLALNMFTQGVDPELNIDDINEIVRVSEYCTQLPVHPRHPYAGELVFTAFSGSHQDAINKGLKALSKSNTGKWEVPYLPIDPQDLGRSYEAVIRINSQSGKGGIAYVLEKDYGLQIPRRLQIEFSKVVQRVADETGKELSPADIHAAFKAEYLDADTPLELVEHSTEPRGPNSGARAMSVVMRRNGEIITTKGKGNGPIDAFLDALRQGCGTDLHVVDYREHAIGSGEDAQACAYVEVKTGEKTLFGVGIDADIVTASLRALVSAANRATR
- the rfaD gene encoding ADP-glyceromanno-heptose 6-epimerase, which gives rise to MIVVTGGAGFIGSNLVAALAARGITDVAVIDRFRDGEKWQNLAKREVATLVPPEQTLAFLDQHAAEIDTVFHLGAISATTERDVDKIVANNVALTLDLWRWCSWRGCRLIYASSAATYGDGSAGFDDDGSCDGLARLRPLNAYGWSKHLVDRRVARAVAGGDLVPPQWAGLKFFNVYGPNEAHKGDMMSVVAKLHPQLTAGEPARLFKSHKDGFEDGGQLRDFIHVDDCVAVMLWLYDHPEVSGLFNVGTGKARSFKDLALATFAALGLPPRIEYFDMPGHLRGKYQYFTQATTDRLRAAGFDQPFTELEEGVRRYVQDFLSQPDPYR
- the lgt gene encoding prolipoprotein diacylglyceryl transferase; this encodes MLATLPVVAFPTIDPVAFSLGPIVVRWYALAYLAGFVLGWRYCLGLARLDPDRRPNPEEFDDFLTWAVIGTILGGRLGYVLFYNLPYYLENPLDAVQVWHGGMSFHGGMVGVLTAIALFCWRRGISPFVFGDIIAACAPIGLFFGRIANFINGELYGRPAPDFAYAMVFPRDPLQVPRHPSQLYEAALEGVVLFILLAIAIRSPALRNRPGTIGGLFLIGYGLSRITVEFFREPDPQLGFLFAGATMGQLLSLPMVAIGLWLVLRGRRHAIPA